GTGTCAGTTACGGTCCTATGTTACAACGAGATTAGGAGAGGATTGCCAACTTAAACCACATCTACAACTGCAACGATGTAGAGGCTATCCAGATTCTACGGATGAGAAGAGCCCCTTTCTCTGCACTTGTGAAAACGTTCAGGGCTAGAGGAATGCTGGCTGATAGTATCCACACCTCTGTCGAAGAACAAGTCGCAATATTTTTTCATGTCGTGGGTCATAACCAGAGGTTCAGAGTCATCCATAGCACATTCAGGCGATCCACGGAGACTATCTCTCGGTACTTCCAGCAGGTGTTTTATGCAATTGGGGAGCTCGGAGGTGAAATGATCAAGCCACCATCAACGAACACACCACCCAAGATCCTGTATTTCAGGGTGAGTACAAAATCATGTTCCTTATACCTATCAGATGTGTGCTACTGTCAGAAACATGACAATGTGCTAATTTTTTGACATGATTGCATTGGGATATTGATGGTACTTATGTGACTGGAAAGGTACCGAGATCAATGTATGCAGCATTCCGCGGGAAAAAGCACTACACCAGCCAGAACATGCTAGCAACTGTGGATTTTGTTATGAGGTTCACATACGTGCTTGCTGGGTTTGAGGGTTCAGCTCATGATGCGAGCATCCTGGCCGACAACTTTTCCAGGCCTAATGGGTTGCAAATCCCTGAGGGTAAGTTCTACCTTGGAGATTGATGTctgcgcacgcttctattcttgtagacagtgttgggcatccaagtgcagaggtttgtagaacatcagcaagtttcccttaagtggatcacccaaggtttatcaaactcatggaggtagaggtcaaagatatccctctcaagcaaccctacaattacgatacaagaagtctcttatgtccccaacacacccaatacacttgtcaagtgtatagatgcactagttcggcgaagagatattgaaATACAAGTATATGAATGATTGTAAGTGGTAATTATAATCTGAAATAAAATGgcagcaaacaaacatgtagcagaactggttgtaaacggtgtttcaatgcttggaaacaagacctagggatcatactttcactagtggacactctcatcaATGATATCATAACTGAATACATAAATATTATCTCTTCTGAAATAtaatttttctgaaatacaaaacaacagaaaatagagaactgacattgtggcatcttgtcaataggttagttccagaaaattcataaaagtgcaatgaagtgtaaacaaaacagatataaattggtgtaaaacaagcattgaACATAAAAAATTGTAGatgcgtttgcaacgtatcagcatccccaaccctaagcttaactcctgctcctcctcgagtaggtaattgataaaaaaaattgaggtgacatgaagccaacacaatctcgaTCAAATTATTGTAAAAACATTGCGAGCTAGGATCAAAGtattctaaacataggcatgatagatataattatgACAATAGAACTTAGGAACTATGTtgcaacatgagaagtaactcaaacaatagatcatgaataatagtgcactgaaagcaactgtttgtttttttagcatagagaaaacatagcaaggtggtattcagcttgtcctttatggaATAGTAAAACATCAATGCCATGACACCTTtagagttcaaagggtgactagatacaaatagtttgagaacaagcaataacataatcatgaaaatcaataataaattttgggactatgcacattatactcagaatgacaactatgctctcttaattggtgcataaaggtagaagatgaagactcgacataaaagtaaaaaaggccctgcgcagagggaagcaagattactcatgtgctagagctttttattttgaatacaatagagatgttgaaaatatattttgaga
This region of Lolium perenne isolate Kyuss_39 chromosome 2, Kyuss_2.0, whole genome shotgun sequence genomic DNA includes:
- the LOC139835624 gene encoding uncharacterized protein, encoding MRRAPFSALVKTFRARGMLADSIHTSVEEQVAIFFHVVGHNQRFRVIHSTFRRSTETISRYFQQVFYAIGELGGEMIKPPSTNTPPKILYFRVPRSMYAAFRGKKHYTSQNMLATVDFVMRFTYVLAGFEGSAHDASILADNFSRPNGLQIPEGKFYLGD